The sequence TTCCGGTGGTTCGAAAAGATGAAACTCTAGTCCTCTGTGCGGACGGATTATACAATTGCGCCTCTCCCGGTTTTCTACGGGAGAGGCGCGATTCAGAGGCCGGAAGGCATAGAGTTTTCGCTTGAACGGTGATTGCCCGGGCTTGGCGTACGCATCGTATGTCAACCCCTCATCTCGAGACTGATCACATCGTCGCCCAACTGCCGGACGCAGCCGGTATGTACAGAAAGGATGTTTCCACCGATTCAACCATTGCCCTAACTTGAGGCCCTTTACCTGATATACGGATCCTCCTAATAACGCCGGTCCCGGTTAAAGTTTCACACAGCCCAGGATCAGGTTGCAGCTTTTTGGAGGCGGGTGTGGTAAATACGCCCCGTAATCTATGGATTAAAGGGATGGTTTTGGTATCGTCGGACTTACCATGCAGAGCATGCTATCAGGGAAGACTGAAGGACAAACAGGAATCGGCAAGCTTTTTAAGCTTTTGCTGGTCTGTATCATCAAACTGACGCTTATCTGTGGGTGTACCTCGCTTCATATGGAATCATCCCTGAAAGAAGCGAATGAATATTCCGCCCAGGGGAGTTACCTTGTTTCTCTCGACAAATACGAGCAGATTCTGGAGAAATATCCCGAAACGGGAGATCGGGTTCTTTTTGAGATGGGGCTGATCCATGTGCATCCCGGAAACTGGCAAAGAAACGAGAGGAAATCCCGGGAGTACTTTCAGAAGATCATCCAGGATTATCCCAAGAGCGAATACCACCGGGCCAGTGAAATGATGATCGCTCACATTGATGCAATGACCGTTAAGGAAAAAGAGATTGCAACGCACCAGGCCCAGATGCATGCACTTCAAAATGAACTGAAACGCCGGGACGGTGAGATGGCGTTCCTGAACCAAAGGATCTCAGCGCTCGAACAGGAACTCAAGAGCAAGGTGTATCCCGTTCAAGACGGCCCGGCGGACAAAATCGTAATCGAAAAGAAGGCGCGGCGGCTGACCCTGATGACTGGAGGTCAGATCTTGAGGCAGTACAAAATCGCCCTGGGCGGCAACCCGGAGGGTCCCAAGGAAAGGCAGGGGGACAACAAAACACCGGAGGGAACCTATGTGATCAATTCCCGGAACCATGACAGCCGATATCACCTTTCCCTGCGTATTTCCTACCCCAACGACAAAGACAAAAAACGGGCTCGGGAGCTTGGGGTATGTCCCGGAGGGGACATCATGATCCATGGTATTAAAAACGGACTGTCTCATGTCGGTGAATCACACGCCCTGGTTGACTGGACGAGGGGTTGTATTGCCGTGACCGACGAGGAAATTGAAGAAATCGATAAGCTGGCGCCCCTTGGCACGGTTGTCGAGATAAGACCTTAGACCAGACAAATGTTTACGCCCCTACGACAAATGACAGATTATCCCATCCTGAGCCGCAGATTCGTCCTGATTGTTATATTGCTGGCCATCACGACAATCTCTGGATGTGCCGGGATGCGATCGGTTGAAGTTGTGACATTGCCCTCTCCCCTTCACCCACCCGAGTCGGTCAAGTTCAAAGAGTTTTCAGTCGCCCAAGGCGAAGCCGTTGTTGGCCGCTCGGCAATAATCCAACTGGGAAAAGGAGATAATCTGCCGGACGTCGCCAGACACTTCAATCTGGGAATCACTGAAATCAGCCTGGCGAACC is a genomic window of Deltaproteobacteria bacterium containing:
- a CDS encoding L,D-transpeptidase family protein, with protein sequence MLSGKTEGQTGIGKLFKLLLVCIIKLTLICGCTSLHMESSLKEANEYSAQGSYLVSLDKYEQILEKYPETGDRVLFEMGLIHVHPGNWQRNERKSREYFQKIIQDYPKSEYHRASEMMIAHIDAMTVKEKEIATHQAQMHALQNELKRRDGEMAFLNQRISALEQELKSKVYPVQDGPADKIVIEKKARRLTLMTGGQILRQYKIALGGNPEGPKERQGDNKTPEGTYVINSRNHDSRYHLSLRISYPNDKDKKRARELGVCPGGDIMIHGIKNGLSHVGESHALVDWTRGCIAVTDEEIEEIDKLAPLGTVVEIRP